DNA sequence from the Nitrospinota bacterium genome:
CTTGCGTGTCAAGCAAGTGCTCTACCCCTGAGCTACGCTCCTGACTATGTCGCAATTATACAGCCTCTTCCCCGGCTTGCGGTAGAGTCCCCGCTCTCCGGATGAAGCGCGTATTATACCGGGTTTACTTTTATTAGCAAGCGCGTATTTGGCGCCGGCCGCGGGGATGCTTTTCCGGCATCCGCGGCTTCCCCGTTCAGTTTTCCACCGGGCGATAGGGGAGTGTGACGGTGAACTCCGACCCCCGCCCCTCCGCCGACTCCACGTTGATGGTTCCCCCCATCGCCGTTATCAGCTTTCGGGAGAGCGTCAGCCCCAGCCCCACCCCTCCCTGCGCGCGGGTGCTGCCGCCGTCGAGCTGGCGGAAGGCGTCGAATATCGCTTCGCGGTCCTTCGCCGGTATCCCGATCCCCTCGTCCCTCACGCGGAAGAGCAAATGCCCGTTCGCCGCCGCCGCGGTGGCGCGCACCTCGCCGCCGGCGCTGTATTTGATGGCGTTTTGAATGAGGTTGTACAGCACCTGTTCAATCCGTGACGTATCGCCGAGGAAAAAAATGTCCGCGTCCCGCAGTTCGTCGATATTGGTCGTCAGCCGGATTTTTTTATCGCCGGCGGCCGCGGCCAGCCGGTTGGAGACGGAATGGAGGATCATCCGCGCGGACGAGATGTGTTCCTGCAATTTCAACTGGCCCGCCTCCAGCGAGCTCATATCCAACAGGTCGTTGACGAGCTGGAGCAGGCGTTCCCCCTGCCCCACCACCACCTCGTTGAACATGCTGATTTCCGCGGCGGCCTGTTCCGCGCGGCTCGACATTTCCTCCATCTCGTCCGGCGGCAGAGCCACCGTCACGCTCCGCTCGCCGCCCGGCGCGGCGCGGTGATGGATGGTTTTCAGCGCGCCCATCACCTCATCCATCCGTTCCCTGGCGATGCGGGAATATCCCAGCACGGAGGTGAGCGGCGTACGCAGCTCGTGCGACATGTTCGCCACAAATTCCGATTTCAGCCGGTTCGCCTCTTCCGCCTTCCTGCGTTCATCCCGCGCATCCTCCAGCGCCTCCACCGTCTGCCGCACCAGTTCCATCTGCGCCTCGGCCTGTTCCTTCATCAGTTTTTCATGCGCCCGTTGCGCCGTCATGTCGCGGTATATCCCCTGCACCAGGCGGCGGCCTTCCACCGCTATCACGGAGCAGCGAAGGTCCACCGGAATCTCAACGCCATCCCCGCGCCGGAGGATGATGCTTTTCGGGCTCTGGCCGGTTTCATCCGGCCCGCCGCGCGCCACCGTTTCGGCGAACATGGCCGCATACCGCTCCCGTTCGGCATCGGGAAAGAGCGCGGCATGGGGTTGTCCCACGATTTCCCCGCGCCGCATACCGAGCAGTTCTTCCCCCTTGCGGTTGATCTCCACCACCAGCCCGGTATCGGCGTCGGTGATGATGACCGTGTCCCCCGCCTGCTCCATCAGTTTTTTGTATTTTCCGCGCTCCTCGCCCAGCGCGCGGCTGACTATCGCGGCCCGTCCCGCGGCGGCCAACTCCATCAGCCCCATCAGAAAAACCAGCGTCTCCAGCAATATTACGCCCCTTGTCGCCTTGCTCCGCACGCTATTCCGCGCGCGGGAATCCGCTTCGGCGTAACGGTCGAAATCGGCCTTGAGGCGGCGTATTTCCGCGTTTATCCGCCCTCCCAGCTCATCATGGCGGCGCCGCAGGGAGGAAAGTTCATCAAGCATTGTTTCGATGTTGGCCGCTTTTGTGCCGTGCGGCCCGCCGCGCACCGTATTCAGCACCCGCGCCATGGCGGCTTCATACGCGGCGGCCTCGGCGTCAACCTCCTGGCGGAAACCGGGAGGGAGTCCGCCCCCTTTTTCATTTAAAAACCGCAGCAACGCGTTTCGCGCCTGTTCCGCCGCAAGCAATTCAACGTTGATATAACTTTCCGCCCGCGCGCGCGGGAGTCCCCCGCTTTTGAGCAACATGCCGTAGAACAGGATGTCGTGCGCGGGATTGAAGCTCTGTTCCATCAGCCCCAACGATTCGGTGAGGAGGGAGATTCCGCTGTTCCGCGCATTGCGCTCTTGGTCGCTATTCTCGATCTGCCGGAAGCGGAGCACATTGATGTAAAGGTACCCGGCGGCGAACGCCACCATCAGGAACAGGGTTAAGATGATGATGATCCGGC
Encoded proteins:
- a CDS encoding PAS domain S-box protein; its protein translation is MGRIIIILTLFLMVAFAAGYLYINVLRFRQIENSDQERNARNSGISLLTESLGLMEQSFNPAHDILFYGMLLKSGGLPRARAESYINVELLAAEQARNALLRFLNEKGGGLPPGFRQEVDAEAAAYEAAMARVLNTVRGGPHGTKAANIETMLDELSSLRRRHDELGGRINAEIRRLKADFDRYAEADSRARNSVRSKATRGVILLETLVFLMGLMELAAAGRAAIVSRALGEERGKYKKLMEQAGDTVIITDADTGLVVEINRKGEELLGMRRGEIVGQPHAALFPDAERERYAAMFAETVARGGPDETGQSPKSIILRRGDGVEIPVDLRCSVIAVEGRRLVQGIYRDMTAQRAHEKLMKEQAEAQMELVRQTVEALEDARDERRKAEEANRLKSEFVANMSHELRTPLTSVLGYSRIARERMDEVMGALKTIHHRAAPGGERSVTVALPPDEMEEMSSRAEQAAAEISMFNEVVVGQGERLLQLVNDLLDMSSLEAGQLKLQEHISSARMILHSVSNRLAAAAGDKKIRLTTNIDELRDADIFFLGDTSRIEQVLYNLIQNAIKYSAGGEVRATAAAANGHLLFRVRDEGIGIPAKDREAIFDAFRQLDGGSTRAQGGVGLGLTLSRKLITAMGGTINVESAEGRGSEFTVTLPYRPVEN